A single Mytilus trossulus isolate FHL-02 chromosome 12, PNRI_Mtr1.1.1.hap1, whole genome shotgun sequence DNA region contains:
- the LOC134692040 gene encoding GDP-fucose transporter 1-like, with the protein MVEKKSSIGKVCSVIILYWGVSISMVFVNKHILSGSFGDNDVSIFVAWYQCFSAVIGIQLCGFISRKTKIPVKIPKIEWNLLLKKDFLRFSFAFVASLTMNNLMLKHIGVAFYQVARSWTLIFTILFSQCLLKKNITYKAIIACLIVTCGFFIGIDQEDASGTLSVWGIIYGIFASLATALGGIFIKRVQPIVEGDSFKQAYYNNINGVIIFFPLVLSTGQLQQILYSEFIFQPSFWICMTISGVLSLSIGWVSVLQIKHTSPITHHVSNTAKSVLMTVLAIMYFNEEKTMLWWGGNFLVIFGVMYYTYSRMNEKMDQELPDLTIEPENKHSHIV; encoded by the coding sequence ATGGTAGAGAAAAAATCATCCATTGGTAAAGTCTGCTCTGTTATCATCCTTTACTGGGGAGTATCGATTTCAATGGTTTTCGTAAACAAACACATTCTCAGTGGATCTTTTGGCGACAACGACGTGTCCATATTTGTTGCCTGGTACCAGTGTTTCTCAGCTGTGATCGGGATACAGTTATGTGGCTTTATAtctagaaaaacaaaaattccgGTGAAAATTCCGAAAATAGAATGGAATTTGTTACTAAAGAAAGACTTCCTCAGATTCTCATTTGCATTTGTGGCGAGTTTGACGATGAATAACTTGATGTTGAAACATATAGGCGTCGCATTTTACCAAGTAGCACGATCGTGGACTTTAATATTTACGATTTTATTTTCTCAATGTCTCCTTAagaagaatataacttataaagcTATCATTGCCTGTTTAATAgtaacatgtggattttttatAGGTATTGACCAAGAAGATGCATCCGGCACTTTAAGTGTCTGGGGTATAATTTACGGGATTTTTGCAAGTCTCGCCACAGCTTTAGGTggaatttttataaaaagggtACAGCCCATAGTTGAAGGCGATAGTTTTAAACAAGCGTACTACAACAATATAAATGGCGTCATTATATTTTTCCCGCTAGTTTTAAGTACGGGACAGTTACAACAGATTTTATATTCAGAATTCATTTTTCAACCATCATTTTGGATATGCATGACGATATCTGGAGTTCTTAGTTTATCCATAGGCTGGGTGAGTGTTCTCCAGATAAAACATACTTCACCAATCACCCACCATGTGAGTAACACTGCCAAGTCCGTCTTGATGACAGTATTAGCtataatgtattttaatgaaGAGAAAACTATGCTTTGGTGGGGTGGAAATTTTCTAGTTATATTTGGTGTGATGTATTATACGTACAGTAGAATGAATGAGAAAATGGATCAAGAGTTACCGGACTTGACTATAGAGCCAGAGAACAAACACAGTCATATAGTTTAA